One window from the genome of Cryptomeria japonica chromosome 6, Sugi_1.0, whole genome shotgun sequence encodes:
- the LOC131038902 gene encoding cyclin-dependent kinase F-4, with protein sequence MNHPNIVKLKEVIRENDILYFVFEYMECNLYHLMKDKVKLFPESKAYGLWELSQLSYLLFALFFLGPVKQMRYTKSVV encoded by the exons ATGAACCATCCTAATATAGTAAAGCTGAAGGAGGTTATTAGAGAAAATGACATTCTATATTTTGTTTTTGAGTACATG GAATGTAATTTGTACCACCTAATGAAAGATAAGGTCAAGCTTTTTCCAGAGTCAAAG GCATATGGGCTATGGGAGCTATCACAGTTGAGCTATTTACTCTTCGCCCTCTTTTTCCTGGGTCCAG TGAAACAGATGAGATATACAAAATCTGTAGTGTAA